Proteins encoded in a region of the Kryptolebias marmoratus isolate JLee-2015 linkage group LG14, ASM164957v2, whole genome shotgun sequence genome:
- the rc3h2 gene encoding roquin-2 isoform X2, producing MPVQAAQWTDFLSCPICYNEFDSGGHQPISLGCSHTVCKTCLHKLHRKACPFDQTPISTDIDLLPVNCALLQLVGAQVPDVQPVSLDSSADVEHYEVCRLCVEELALYLKPISSTKGVVNLSPSVLSRPMQRKLVTLVNCQLVEEEGRVRAVRAARSLGERTVTELILQHQNPQQLSANLWAAVRARGCQFLGPAMQEDALKLVLLALEDGSALSRKVLVLFVVQKLEARFPQASKTSIGHVVQLLYRASCFKVTKRDEDSSLMQLKEEFRTYEALRREHDAQIVHIAMEAGLRISPEQWSSLLYGDLVHKSHMQSIIDKLQSPESFAKSVQELTIVLQRTGDPANLTSLRPHLELLANIDHNPDAPAPSWAELEDVMLAVKLVVHGLVEFIQNFSKKSHDAPQPQANSKYKTSMCRDLRQQGGCPRGTNCTFAHTQDELENPLNFPAVPSTPHRFRLKNKKSSSVVRPFPPASKGLKDPAETPTSVTEGVSCPTHPQLISRGPGAMEEVKRAVANGTIGANGSNGLSGTSRITPGSTEQKPISPARTPVSHSSAPSALNTAGGADGASLPRHGQFILSTPHPSQELYYQDPHPAYDTAHYQPTCSYYPSALHPHHKPCMARFPRSANIPESSLPPSSYPNDPQTPHPPSSSSSSGYPPHPHRDRMGPPAFHPHPGQPPYGPLAPAHGVYAPLYDSRRVWRPQLYHREDARSNSLPPEVLHSSVYQPPLRERFNSLDNYCSGAEHRAGLHRDYGRVPLGYEDLYRRKQDQWTPIHHHHNPSRPSQSSPIFTDFGAEHMESSGGQCAGCRFRDEESLAHYSPWSCGTAGSCLSPFEPEALAHTAAHSCSEHPELDSSEGEAGSRKQWLHTLDHYRRLKDEDPIIPFSEAPIISKWGAISRVSRTGYHTTEPIQATACQGGASTTPINFKDYNHHLDHSDYRWSSRGSDSSSHSSFLESEHLCASELEGCRASISSGEKVGSDLQNRQSAFSQDQNQAERELDTDRDIELDLRVLDIEDSDNQEIKSQESLDLPSPPSQDASHLLPPPCSSPLRSSPVEEPPQTEGLITEKMDAHLLKKMAFRKSLSPGGLTSGGLGIGKLVLRTGPTQLGDASTRACPESPGTEMLLNGS from the exons CTACAACGAGTTCGACAGTGGCGGCCACCAGCCCATCAGCCTGGGCTGCTCCCACACCGTGTGCAAGACGTGTCTCCACAAGCTGCACCGCAAGGCCTGCCCCTTCGATCAGACGCCCATCAGCACCGACATCGACCTGCTGCCGGTCAACTGCGCCCTGCTGCAGCTGGTCGGAGCGCAG GTCCCAGATGTTCAGCCTGTGAGTCTGGACAGCTCAGCAGATGTTGAGCACTACGAGGTCTGCAGGCTGTGCGTGGAAGAGCTGGCTCTCTACCTGAAGCCTATCAGCAGCACGAAAG GTGTGGTGAACCTGAGTCCGAGCGTGCTCAGCCGGCCCATGCAGAGGAAGCTGGTGACCCTGGTGAACTGccagctggtggaggaggagggccGAGTGCGGGCGGTCCGCGCAGCCCGCTCGCTGGGGGAACGGACGGTGACTGAGCTCATCCTGCAGCACCAGAACCCCCAGCAGCTCTCTGCCAACCTCTGGGCAGCAGTGAGGGCACGTGGCTGCCAGTTTCTGGGGCCTG CTATGCAAGAAGACGCGCTGAAGCTGGTCCTGCTGGCTCTGGAGGACGGCTCGGCTCTGTCCAGGAAGGTCCTGGTTTTGTTTGTCGTCCAGAAGCTCGAAGCTCGGTTCCCTCAGGCGTCTAAAACCAGCATCGGCCACGTGGTGCAGCTGCTCTACAGGGCGTCCTGCTTCAAG GTGACGAAGCGCGACGAGGACTCCTCGCTGatgcagctgaaggaggagtttcGTACGTACGAGGCGCTGAGGAGGGAACACGACGCACAGATCGTCCACATCGCCATGGAGGCGGGCCTTCGAATCTCACCTGAGCAGTGGTCCTCCCTGCTGTATGGAGACCTGGTCCACAAGTCACATATGCAGTCCATCATTGACAAG TTGCAGTCTCCAGAATCGTTTGCAAAAAGCGTCCAGGAGCTGACAATTGTCCTGCAGAGGACAGGAGACCCCGCAAACCTCACAAGCCTTAGACCTCACTTAGAGCTACTGGCCAACATAGACCACAACCCTG ACGCTCCCGCTCCATCGTGGGCAGAGCTGGAGGATGTGATGCTGGCCGTGAAGCTGGTGGTCCACGGACTGGTTGAATTCATACAGAACTTCAGCAAGAAGAGTCACGACGCTCCACAG CCCCAGGCCAACAGCAAGTATAAGACCAGCATGTGCAGAGATCTCCGTCAGCAGGGAGGCTGCCCGCGAGGAACCAACTGTACGTTTGCGCACACGCAGGACGAGCTGGAGAA CCCTCTGAATTTTCCCGCTGTCCCCTCCACTCCCCACAGATTTCGactgaagaacaaaaagagcagCAGTGTGGTCCGTCCGTTCCCTCCGGCCAGTAAAGGCCTCAAAGACCCCGCGGAGACCCCCACCTCCGTGACGGAGGGGGTTTCCTGCCCAACTCACCCGCAGCTGATCTCCAGAGGGCCGGGCGCCATGGAGGAAGTCAAGAGAGCCGTGGCTAATGGAACCATCGGGGCGAACGGGTCCAACGGGCTCTCCGGTACCAGCAGAATCACGCCAGGGTCAACAGAGCA GAAGCCCATCTCTCCTGCCAGGACTCCCGTGAGCCACTCCTCTGCACCGTCTGCCTTGAATACAGCTGGTGGTGCTGACGGTGCTTCTCTACCCAGACATGGTCAGTTCATCCTGTCCACACCTCATCCCTCTCAGGAGCTGTACTACCAGGACCCCCACCCTGCCTACGACACGGCCCACTATCAGCCAACCT GTTCCTACTACCCATCCGCTCTTCATCCTCATCACAAACCTTGTATGGCTCGTTTCCCCCGATCGGCCAACATCCCAGAATCCTCTCTTCCGCCATCTTCCTACCCGAACGACCCCCAGACGCCACACCCTCCGTCTTCTTCGTCTTCCTCGGGGTATCCGCCGCACCCGCACAGAGACCGGATGGGCCCTCCCGCCTTCCACCCCCACCCGGGGCAGCCTCCGTACGGCCCCTTGGCGCCGGCTCACGGTGTTTACGCTCCTCTCTACGACAGCAGGAGAGTCTGGAGGCCTCAG CTGTACCACAGAGAGGACGCCAGGAGTAACTCGCTGCCTCCGGAGGTGCTGCATTCCTCCGTCTACCAGCCTCCACTCAGGGAGAGATTCAACTCCCTGGACAACTACTGTTCTGGAGCCGAGCACCGAGCCGGGCTGCACAGG GACTACGGACGCGTTCCCCTCGGCTACGAGGATCTGTACAGACGGAAGCAGGACCAGTGGACTCCTATTCACCACCATCACAATCCCAGCAGGCCCTCCCAGTCTTCGCCCATCTTCACCGATTTTGGAGCGGAG CATATGGAAAGCAGTGGAGGTCAGTGCGCCGGATGCCGGTTCAGAGATGAGGAAAGTCTGGCGCACTACTCTCCGTGGTCCTGCGGCACTGCCGGGTCCTGCCTCAGCCCCTTTGAACCTGAAGCTCTCGCGCACACAGCGGCTCACTCCTGCTCGGAGCATCCG GAGTTGGACAGTAGCGAAGGAGAAGCAGGTAGCAGGAAGCAGTGGCTGCATACGTTGGATCACTACAGACGTTTGAAAGACGAGGATCCCATCATTCCCTTCAGCGAGGCGCCCATTATCTCAAAGTGGGGCGCCATTTCCAGGGTGTCCCGCACCGGTTACCACACCACCGAGCCCATCCAAGCTACCGCCTGCCAGGGCGGCGCCAGCACCACACCCATCAACTTCAAAG attACAACCATCATTTGGATCACAGTGACTACAGGTGGAGCTCCAGAGGGTCTGACTCCTCCAGCCACTCCAGTTTCCTTGAGAG tgAGCATCTTTGTGCGTCAGAGCTGGAAGGCTGTCGGGCTTCCATAAGCAGCGGAGAAAAAGTTGGGTCTGACCTGCAAAACCGTCAGAGCGCCTTCAGCCAGGATCAGAACCAAGCTGAGCGCGAACTGGACACGGATCGAGACATTGAGCTTGACCTGCGTGTTCTAGACATCGAGGATTCAGACAACCAGGAGATCAAATCGCAG GAGTCCTTAGATCTGCCCAGCCCACCGTCTCAGGATGcctcccacctcctcccacCTCCCTGCTCGTCTCCCCTCCGCTCCTCCCCTGTAGAGGAGCCCCCCCAGACCGAAGGTCTTATAACAGAAAAGATGGATGCCCACCTGCTGAAAAAGATGGCCTTTAG GAAGTCTCTGTCTCCAGGAGGGCTGACCTCGGGAGGACTGGGCATCGGGAAGCTGGTGCTGCGAACTGGACCTACTCAGCTGGGTGACGCTTCAACCAGAGCTTGTCCTGAATCTCCAGGGACGGAGATGTTGCTCAACGGAAGCTGA
- the rc3h2 gene encoding roquin-2 isoform X1 — protein sequence MPVQAAQWTDFLSCPICYNEFDSGGHQPISLGCSHTVCKTCLHKLHRKACPFDQTPISTDIDLLPVNCALLQLVGAQVPDVQPVSLDSSADVEHYEVCRLCVEELALYLKPISSTKGVVNLSPSVLSRPMQRKLVTLVNCQLVEEEGRVRAVRAARSLGERTVTELILQHQNPQQLSANLWAAVRARGCQFLGPAMQEDALKLVLLALEDGSALSRKVLVLFVVQKLEARFPQASKTSIGHVVQLLYRASCFKVTKRDEDSSLMQLKEEFRTYEALRREHDAQIVHIAMEAGLRISPEQWSSLLYGDLVHKSHMQSIIDKLQSPESFAKSVQELTIVLQRTGDPANLTSLRPHLELLANIDHNPDAPAPSWAELEDVMLAVKLVVHGLVEFIQNFSKKSHDAPQPQANSKYKTSMCRDLRQQGGCPRGTNCTFAHTQDELENPLNFPAVPSTPHRFRLKNKKSSSVVRPFPPASKGLKDPAETPTSVTEGVSCPTHPQLISRGPGAMEEVKRAVANGTIGANGSNGLSGTSRITPGSTEQKPISPARTPVSHSSAPSALNTAGGADGASLPRHGQFILSTPHPSQELYYQDPHPAYDTAHYQPTSGSYYPSALHPHHKPCMARFPRSANIPESSLPPSSYPNDPQTPHPPSSSSSSGYPPHPHRDRMGPPAFHPHPGQPPYGPLAPAHGVYAPLYDSRRVWRPQLYHREDARSNSLPPEVLHSSVYQPPLRERFNSLDNYCSGAEHRAGLHRDYGRVPLGYEDLYRRKQDQWTPIHHHHNPSRPSQSSPIFTDFGAEHMESSGGQCAGCRFRDEESLAHYSPWSCGTAGSCLSPFEPEALAHTAAHSCSEHPELDSSEGEAGSRKQWLHTLDHYRRLKDEDPIIPFSEAPIISKWGAISRVSRTGYHTTEPIQATACQGGASTTPINFKDYNHHLDHSDYRWSSRGSDSSSHSSFLESEHLCASELEGCRASISSGEKVGSDLQNRQSAFSQDQNQAERELDTDRDIELDLRVLDIEDSDNQEIKSQESLDLPSPPSQDASHLLPPPCSSPLRSSPVEEPPQTEGLITEKMDAHLLKKMAFRKSLSPGGLTSGGLGIGKLVLRTGPTQLGDASTRACPESPGTEMLLNGS from the exons CTACAACGAGTTCGACAGTGGCGGCCACCAGCCCATCAGCCTGGGCTGCTCCCACACCGTGTGCAAGACGTGTCTCCACAAGCTGCACCGCAAGGCCTGCCCCTTCGATCAGACGCCCATCAGCACCGACATCGACCTGCTGCCGGTCAACTGCGCCCTGCTGCAGCTGGTCGGAGCGCAG GTCCCAGATGTTCAGCCTGTGAGTCTGGACAGCTCAGCAGATGTTGAGCACTACGAGGTCTGCAGGCTGTGCGTGGAAGAGCTGGCTCTCTACCTGAAGCCTATCAGCAGCACGAAAG GTGTGGTGAACCTGAGTCCGAGCGTGCTCAGCCGGCCCATGCAGAGGAAGCTGGTGACCCTGGTGAACTGccagctggtggaggaggagggccGAGTGCGGGCGGTCCGCGCAGCCCGCTCGCTGGGGGAACGGACGGTGACTGAGCTCATCCTGCAGCACCAGAACCCCCAGCAGCTCTCTGCCAACCTCTGGGCAGCAGTGAGGGCACGTGGCTGCCAGTTTCTGGGGCCTG CTATGCAAGAAGACGCGCTGAAGCTGGTCCTGCTGGCTCTGGAGGACGGCTCGGCTCTGTCCAGGAAGGTCCTGGTTTTGTTTGTCGTCCAGAAGCTCGAAGCTCGGTTCCCTCAGGCGTCTAAAACCAGCATCGGCCACGTGGTGCAGCTGCTCTACAGGGCGTCCTGCTTCAAG GTGACGAAGCGCGACGAGGACTCCTCGCTGatgcagctgaaggaggagtttcGTACGTACGAGGCGCTGAGGAGGGAACACGACGCACAGATCGTCCACATCGCCATGGAGGCGGGCCTTCGAATCTCACCTGAGCAGTGGTCCTCCCTGCTGTATGGAGACCTGGTCCACAAGTCACATATGCAGTCCATCATTGACAAG TTGCAGTCTCCAGAATCGTTTGCAAAAAGCGTCCAGGAGCTGACAATTGTCCTGCAGAGGACAGGAGACCCCGCAAACCTCACAAGCCTTAGACCTCACTTAGAGCTACTGGCCAACATAGACCACAACCCTG ACGCTCCCGCTCCATCGTGGGCAGAGCTGGAGGATGTGATGCTGGCCGTGAAGCTGGTGGTCCACGGACTGGTTGAATTCATACAGAACTTCAGCAAGAAGAGTCACGACGCTCCACAG CCCCAGGCCAACAGCAAGTATAAGACCAGCATGTGCAGAGATCTCCGTCAGCAGGGAGGCTGCCCGCGAGGAACCAACTGTACGTTTGCGCACACGCAGGACGAGCTGGAGAA CCCTCTGAATTTTCCCGCTGTCCCCTCCACTCCCCACAGATTTCGactgaagaacaaaaagagcagCAGTGTGGTCCGTCCGTTCCCTCCGGCCAGTAAAGGCCTCAAAGACCCCGCGGAGACCCCCACCTCCGTGACGGAGGGGGTTTCCTGCCCAACTCACCCGCAGCTGATCTCCAGAGGGCCGGGCGCCATGGAGGAAGTCAAGAGAGCCGTGGCTAATGGAACCATCGGGGCGAACGGGTCCAACGGGCTCTCCGGTACCAGCAGAATCACGCCAGGGTCAACAGAGCA GAAGCCCATCTCTCCTGCCAGGACTCCCGTGAGCCACTCCTCTGCACCGTCTGCCTTGAATACAGCTGGTGGTGCTGACGGTGCTTCTCTACCCAGACATGGTCAGTTCATCCTGTCCACACCTCATCCCTCTCAGGAGCTGTACTACCAGGACCCCCACCCTGCCTACGACACGGCCCACTATCAGCCAACCT CAGGTTCCTACTACCCATCCGCTCTTCATCCTCATCACAAACCTTGTATGGCTCGTTTCCCCCGATCGGCCAACATCCCAGAATCCTCTCTTCCGCCATCTTCCTACCCGAACGACCCCCAGACGCCACACCCTCCGTCTTCTTCGTCTTCCTCGGGGTATCCGCCGCACCCGCACAGAGACCGGATGGGCCCTCCCGCCTTCCACCCCCACCCGGGGCAGCCTCCGTACGGCCCCTTGGCGCCGGCTCACGGTGTTTACGCTCCTCTCTACGACAGCAGGAGAGTCTGGAGGCCTCAG CTGTACCACAGAGAGGACGCCAGGAGTAACTCGCTGCCTCCGGAGGTGCTGCATTCCTCCGTCTACCAGCCTCCACTCAGGGAGAGATTCAACTCCCTGGACAACTACTGTTCTGGAGCCGAGCACCGAGCCGGGCTGCACAGG GACTACGGACGCGTTCCCCTCGGCTACGAGGATCTGTACAGACGGAAGCAGGACCAGTGGACTCCTATTCACCACCATCACAATCCCAGCAGGCCCTCCCAGTCTTCGCCCATCTTCACCGATTTTGGAGCGGAG CATATGGAAAGCAGTGGAGGTCAGTGCGCCGGATGCCGGTTCAGAGATGAGGAAAGTCTGGCGCACTACTCTCCGTGGTCCTGCGGCACTGCCGGGTCCTGCCTCAGCCCCTTTGAACCTGAAGCTCTCGCGCACACAGCGGCTCACTCCTGCTCGGAGCATCCG GAGTTGGACAGTAGCGAAGGAGAAGCAGGTAGCAGGAAGCAGTGGCTGCATACGTTGGATCACTACAGACGTTTGAAAGACGAGGATCCCATCATTCCCTTCAGCGAGGCGCCCATTATCTCAAAGTGGGGCGCCATTTCCAGGGTGTCCCGCACCGGTTACCACACCACCGAGCCCATCCAAGCTACCGCCTGCCAGGGCGGCGCCAGCACCACACCCATCAACTTCAAAG attACAACCATCATTTGGATCACAGTGACTACAGGTGGAGCTCCAGAGGGTCTGACTCCTCCAGCCACTCCAGTTTCCTTGAGAG tgAGCATCTTTGTGCGTCAGAGCTGGAAGGCTGTCGGGCTTCCATAAGCAGCGGAGAAAAAGTTGGGTCTGACCTGCAAAACCGTCAGAGCGCCTTCAGCCAGGATCAGAACCAAGCTGAGCGCGAACTGGACACGGATCGAGACATTGAGCTTGACCTGCGTGTTCTAGACATCGAGGATTCAGACAACCAGGAGATCAAATCGCAG GAGTCCTTAGATCTGCCCAGCCCACCGTCTCAGGATGcctcccacctcctcccacCTCCCTGCTCGTCTCCCCTCCGCTCCTCCCCTGTAGAGGAGCCCCCCCAGACCGAAGGTCTTATAACAGAAAAGATGGATGCCCACCTGCTGAAAAAGATGGCCTTTAG GAAGTCTCTGTCTCCAGGAGGGCTGACCTCGGGAGGACTGGGCATCGGGAAGCTGGTGCTGCGAACTGGACCTACTCAGCTGGGTGACGCTTCAACCAGAGCTTGTCCTGAATCTCCAGGGACGGAGATGTTGCTCAACGGAAGCTGA
- the rc3h2 gene encoding roquin-2 isoform X3: MPVQAAQWTDFLSCPICYNEFDSGGHQPISLGCSHTVCKTCLHKLHRKACPFDQTPISTDIDLLPVNCALLQLVGAQVPDVQPVSLDSSADVEHYEVCRLCVEELALYLKPISSTKGVVNLSPSVLSRPMQRKLVTLVNCQLVEEEGRVRAVRAARSLGERTVTELILQHQNPQQLSANLWAAVRARGCQFLGPAMQEDALKLVLLALEDGSALSRKVLVLFVVQKLEARFPQASKTSIGHVVQLLYRASCFKVTKRDEDSSLMQLKEEFRTYEALRREHDAQIVHIAMEAGLRISPEQWSSLLYGDLVHKSHMQSIIDKLQSPESFAKSVQELTIVLQRTGDPANLTSLRPHLELLANIDHNPDAPAPSWAELEDVMLAVKLVVHGLVEFIQNFSKKSHDAPQPQANSKYKTSMCRDLRQQGGCPRGTNCTFAHTQDELEKFRLKNKKSSSVVRPFPPASKGLKDPAETPTSVTEGVSCPTHPQLISRGPGAMEEVKRAVANGTIGANGSNGLSGTSRITPGSTEQKPISPARTPVSHSSAPSALNTAGGADGASLPRHGQFILSTPHPSQELYYQDPHPAYDTAHYQPTSGSYYPSALHPHHKPCMARFPRSANIPESSLPPSSYPNDPQTPHPPSSSSSSGYPPHPHRDRMGPPAFHPHPGQPPYGPLAPAHGVYAPLYDSRRVWRPQLYHREDARSNSLPPEVLHSSVYQPPLRERFNSLDNYCSGAEHRAGLHRDYGRVPLGYEDLYRRKQDQWTPIHHHHNPSRPSQSSPIFTDFGAEHMESSGGQCAGCRFRDEESLAHYSPWSCGTAGSCLSPFEPEALAHTAAHSCSEHPELDSSEGEAGSRKQWLHTLDHYRRLKDEDPIIPFSEAPIISKWGAISRVSRTGYHTTEPIQATACQGGASTTPINFKDYNHHLDHSDYRWSSRGSDSSSHSSFLESEHLCASELEGCRASISSGEKVGSDLQNRQSAFSQDQNQAERELDTDRDIELDLRVLDIEDSDNQEIKSQESLDLPSPPSQDASHLLPPPCSSPLRSSPVEEPPQTEGLITEKMDAHLLKKMAFRKSLSPGGLTSGGLGIGKLVLRTGPTQLGDASTRACPESPGTEMLLNGS, encoded by the exons CTACAACGAGTTCGACAGTGGCGGCCACCAGCCCATCAGCCTGGGCTGCTCCCACACCGTGTGCAAGACGTGTCTCCACAAGCTGCACCGCAAGGCCTGCCCCTTCGATCAGACGCCCATCAGCACCGACATCGACCTGCTGCCGGTCAACTGCGCCCTGCTGCAGCTGGTCGGAGCGCAG GTCCCAGATGTTCAGCCTGTGAGTCTGGACAGCTCAGCAGATGTTGAGCACTACGAGGTCTGCAGGCTGTGCGTGGAAGAGCTGGCTCTCTACCTGAAGCCTATCAGCAGCACGAAAG GTGTGGTGAACCTGAGTCCGAGCGTGCTCAGCCGGCCCATGCAGAGGAAGCTGGTGACCCTGGTGAACTGccagctggtggaggaggagggccGAGTGCGGGCGGTCCGCGCAGCCCGCTCGCTGGGGGAACGGACGGTGACTGAGCTCATCCTGCAGCACCAGAACCCCCAGCAGCTCTCTGCCAACCTCTGGGCAGCAGTGAGGGCACGTGGCTGCCAGTTTCTGGGGCCTG CTATGCAAGAAGACGCGCTGAAGCTGGTCCTGCTGGCTCTGGAGGACGGCTCGGCTCTGTCCAGGAAGGTCCTGGTTTTGTTTGTCGTCCAGAAGCTCGAAGCTCGGTTCCCTCAGGCGTCTAAAACCAGCATCGGCCACGTGGTGCAGCTGCTCTACAGGGCGTCCTGCTTCAAG GTGACGAAGCGCGACGAGGACTCCTCGCTGatgcagctgaaggaggagtttcGTACGTACGAGGCGCTGAGGAGGGAACACGACGCACAGATCGTCCACATCGCCATGGAGGCGGGCCTTCGAATCTCACCTGAGCAGTGGTCCTCCCTGCTGTATGGAGACCTGGTCCACAAGTCACATATGCAGTCCATCATTGACAAG TTGCAGTCTCCAGAATCGTTTGCAAAAAGCGTCCAGGAGCTGACAATTGTCCTGCAGAGGACAGGAGACCCCGCAAACCTCACAAGCCTTAGACCTCACTTAGAGCTACTGGCCAACATAGACCACAACCCTG ACGCTCCCGCTCCATCGTGGGCAGAGCTGGAGGATGTGATGCTGGCCGTGAAGCTGGTGGTCCACGGACTGGTTGAATTCATACAGAACTTCAGCAAGAAGAGTCACGACGCTCCACAG CCCCAGGCCAACAGCAAGTATAAGACCAGCATGTGCAGAGATCTCCGTCAGCAGGGAGGCTGCCCGCGAGGAACCAACTGTACGTTTGCGCACACGCAGGACGAGCTGGAGAA ATTTCGactgaagaacaaaaagagcagCAGTGTGGTCCGTCCGTTCCCTCCGGCCAGTAAAGGCCTCAAAGACCCCGCGGAGACCCCCACCTCCGTGACGGAGGGGGTTTCCTGCCCAACTCACCCGCAGCTGATCTCCAGAGGGCCGGGCGCCATGGAGGAAGTCAAGAGAGCCGTGGCTAATGGAACCATCGGGGCGAACGGGTCCAACGGGCTCTCCGGTACCAGCAGAATCACGCCAGGGTCAACAGAGCA GAAGCCCATCTCTCCTGCCAGGACTCCCGTGAGCCACTCCTCTGCACCGTCTGCCTTGAATACAGCTGGTGGTGCTGACGGTGCTTCTCTACCCAGACATGGTCAGTTCATCCTGTCCACACCTCATCCCTCTCAGGAGCTGTACTACCAGGACCCCCACCCTGCCTACGACACGGCCCACTATCAGCCAACCT CAGGTTCCTACTACCCATCCGCTCTTCATCCTCATCACAAACCTTGTATGGCTCGTTTCCCCCGATCGGCCAACATCCCAGAATCCTCTCTTCCGCCATCTTCCTACCCGAACGACCCCCAGACGCCACACCCTCCGTCTTCTTCGTCTTCCTCGGGGTATCCGCCGCACCCGCACAGAGACCGGATGGGCCCTCCCGCCTTCCACCCCCACCCGGGGCAGCCTCCGTACGGCCCCTTGGCGCCGGCTCACGGTGTTTACGCTCCTCTCTACGACAGCAGGAGAGTCTGGAGGCCTCAG CTGTACCACAGAGAGGACGCCAGGAGTAACTCGCTGCCTCCGGAGGTGCTGCATTCCTCCGTCTACCAGCCTCCACTCAGGGAGAGATTCAACTCCCTGGACAACTACTGTTCTGGAGCCGAGCACCGAGCCGGGCTGCACAGG GACTACGGACGCGTTCCCCTCGGCTACGAGGATCTGTACAGACGGAAGCAGGACCAGTGGACTCCTATTCACCACCATCACAATCCCAGCAGGCCCTCCCAGTCTTCGCCCATCTTCACCGATTTTGGAGCGGAG CATATGGAAAGCAGTGGAGGTCAGTGCGCCGGATGCCGGTTCAGAGATGAGGAAAGTCTGGCGCACTACTCTCCGTGGTCCTGCGGCACTGCCGGGTCCTGCCTCAGCCCCTTTGAACCTGAAGCTCTCGCGCACACAGCGGCTCACTCCTGCTCGGAGCATCCG GAGTTGGACAGTAGCGAAGGAGAAGCAGGTAGCAGGAAGCAGTGGCTGCATACGTTGGATCACTACAGACGTTTGAAAGACGAGGATCCCATCATTCCCTTCAGCGAGGCGCCCATTATCTCAAAGTGGGGCGCCATTTCCAGGGTGTCCCGCACCGGTTACCACACCACCGAGCCCATCCAAGCTACCGCCTGCCAGGGCGGCGCCAGCACCACACCCATCAACTTCAAAG attACAACCATCATTTGGATCACAGTGACTACAGGTGGAGCTCCAGAGGGTCTGACTCCTCCAGCCACTCCAGTTTCCTTGAGAG tgAGCATCTTTGTGCGTCAGAGCTGGAAGGCTGTCGGGCTTCCATAAGCAGCGGAGAAAAAGTTGGGTCTGACCTGCAAAACCGTCAGAGCGCCTTCAGCCAGGATCAGAACCAAGCTGAGCGCGAACTGGACACGGATCGAGACATTGAGCTTGACCTGCGTGTTCTAGACATCGAGGATTCAGACAACCAGGAGATCAAATCGCAG GAGTCCTTAGATCTGCCCAGCCCACCGTCTCAGGATGcctcccacctcctcccacCTCCCTGCTCGTCTCCCCTCCGCTCCTCCCCTGTAGAGGAGCCCCCCCAGACCGAAGGTCTTATAACAGAAAAGATGGATGCCCACCTGCTGAAAAAGATGGCCTTTAG GAAGTCTCTGTCTCCAGGAGGGCTGACCTCGGGAGGACTGGGCATCGGGAAGCTGGTGCTGCGAACTGGACCTACTCAGCTGGGTGACGCTTCAACCAGAGCTTGTCCTGAATCTCCAGGGACGGAGATGTTGCTCAACGGAAGCTGA